One region of Streptomyces davaonensis JCM 4913 genomic DNA includes:
- a CDS encoding DUF6603 domain-containing protein — translation MDPKTLLEKAAPQLWRLADDAVDSLANPLAGLQRLDGEGEALQGRLLEPLTDLPDGHALLGLLRDMLGDVTSAAATVHAHGWQRAPGSARGLALVLGTTGSRAVLAITPGPDGRGPTLDVVVSPGAAFNHTLGDAGSEWQVTLDVRSQQVWNASYSPGSPPVPPVGTATITATRKGALTGGPADGPHVSTDGIAVGVAVTPGGPLVATLGVTDFQVAVLPSALATFLGDGGGATTEKTDIRIHASRADGLRFAEGGVRLQRPVNISLPGVTTRRFAVELDHDENGLLLRPTLSALAKPPVLPLTAALDGLGLQVPVSLLGDRIGIDTDRLDAAFPTGMGIGLELGAVGGGGSVQERGGPGGGAYAGALDIDLGFVRVQAFGLLQLPVDGQQLSFLVLLGAEFGYPGIQLGFGFALDAVGGLVGLNRRVDENRLRDLVLAGNADRILFPGNVVARADEIAGSLEACFPVARDRFVVGPMLRITWGGRIVSLSAALVMDLPAPVRTLLLGRILIAVPDPVLPLVRIQANVFGTIDPSVPAVELLATLTGSTIVGTPVSGECYLLFRGGRDAAFVLSAGGFHPRFVRPPGVPALRRLAMELGGPVIRLRAEAYLALTSNSLQFGAQLSLDATIAGCGVEGYLGLDALFVWEPTLSFAVHIFAGVAVLAFGERLASVGLDFTLEGPAPWHAFGTGSISVLFWDVSLDFDERWGDARAIEQKAEDILPLLREALARPDAWTAEPPAAQRSGVRFTEAANAALAKGDVAMPDATFRLSQRIVPLETLVQRFHRLGVPAQSWRLEPVERTSGTPLPTFGPATERFVPGEYFALTDEQQLTSDAFMDLPSGVRLAGSDVRPGERHLVDDSYETGYEVESAWFTGFAVPANGKPLPGTGLFTLESFARPVGAAERADRWRAAQRPIGTTRVEIHT, via the coding sequence ATGGACCCGAAGACACTTCTGGAGAAGGCGGCCCCGCAGCTGTGGCGCCTCGCCGACGACGCCGTCGACTCCCTGGCGAACCCGCTGGCCGGCCTCCAGCGCCTCGACGGGGAAGGCGAAGCCCTCCAGGGCAGGCTGCTGGAACCCCTCACGGACCTCCCCGACGGCCACGCACTCCTGGGGCTGCTCCGCGACATGCTCGGCGACGTCACCTCGGCCGCCGCGACCGTCCACGCCCACGGGTGGCAGCGGGCGCCCGGGTCGGCCAGGGGCCTGGCCCTCGTCCTCGGAACGACCGGCTCACGCGCCGTCCTCGCGATCACCCCCGGCCCGGACGGCCGGGGACCGACCCTCGACGTCGTCGTCAGTCCGGGCGCCGCATTCAACCACACGCTCGGCGACGCGGGCTCGGAGTGGCAGGTGACCCTCGACGTCCGGTCCCAGCAGGTCTGGAACGCGAGCTACTCACCCGGTTCCCCACCCGTCCCTCCCGTGGGCACCGCGACGATCACCGCCACCCGAAAGGGAGCGCTGACCGGCGGCCCCGCCGACGGGCCGCACGTCTCGACGGACGGCATAGCGGTGGGTGTGGCCGTCACACCCGGCGGGCCCCTCGTCGCCACCCTGGGAGTCACGGACTTCCAGGTCGCGGTGCTCCCGTCCGCGCTCGCCACCTTCCTGGGGGACGGCGGAGGCGCCACCACCGAGAAGACCGACATCCGGATCCATGCCAGCCGCGCCGACGGCCTCCGGTTCGCGGAGGGCGGTGTACGGCTGCAGCGTCCGGTGAACATCAGCCTGCCCGGCGTCACCACACGCCGGTTCGCCGTGGAACTCGACCACGACGAGAACGGACTGCTGCTGAGGCCCACCCTGTCCGCCCTCGCGAAACCACCCGTCCTGCCCCTCACCGCGGCCCTCGACGGCCTCGGTCTACAGGTGCCGGTCAGCCTGCTCGGCGACCGCATCGGGATCGACACCGACCGCCTTGATGCGGCCTTCCCCACGGGCATGGGCATCGGGCTCGAACTGGGCGCGGTCGGCGGCGGGGGCAGCGTCCAGGAGCGCGGCGGACCCGGTGGCGGCGCCTACGCGGGTGCCCTGGACATCGACCTCGGCTTCGTCCGGGTCCAGGCCTTCGGTCTGCTGCAACTCCCCGTCGACGGGCAGCAGCTGTCGTTCCTCGTCCTGCTCGGGGCGGAGTTCGGCTACCCGGGCATCCAGCTGGGCTTCGGCTTCGCCCTGGACGCGGTCGGCGGCCTCGTCGGCCTCAACCGGCGCGTGGACGAGAACCGGCTGCGGGACCTCGTCCTCGCGGGAAACGCCGACCGGATCCTCTTCCCCGGCAACGTCGTCGCCCGTGCCGACGAGATCGCGGGTTCCCTCGAAGCCTGCTTCCCCGTCGCCCGCGACAGGTTCGTCGTCGGCCCCATGCTCCGCATCACCTGGGGCGGACGCATCGTCAGCCTCTCGGCCGCCCTCGTCATGGACCTCCCGGCACCGGTGCGCACCTTGCTCCTGGGCCGGATCCTCATCGCCGTACCGGACCCCGTCCTGCCGCTCGTCCGGATCCAGGCCAACGTCTTCGGCACGATCGACCCCTCCGTACCGGCCGTCGAACTGCTCGCGACGCTGACCGGCTCCACGATCGTCGGCACCCCGGTCAGCGGTGAGTGCTACCTCCTCTTCCGCGGTGGCCGGGACGCGGCGTTCGTCCTCTCCGCCGGCGGATTCCATCCCCGCTTCGTCCGCCCCCCGGGCGTACCCGCCCTGCGCCGGCTCGCCATGGAGCTCGGCGGTCCCGTCATCCGCCTGCGGGCCGAGGCATACCTGGCGCTGACCTCCAACTCCCTGCAGTTCGGCGCACAGCTCAGCCTGGACGCGACGATCGCTGGATGCGGCGTCGAGGGGTACCTCGGTCTCGACGCCCTCTTCGTGTGGGAGCCCACCCTCTCCTTTGCCGTGCACATCTTCGCCGGCGTCGCCGTGCTCGCCTTCGGAGAGCGGCTGGCCAGCGTCGGGCTCGACTTCACCCTGGAGGGACCCGCTCCCTGGCACGCCTTCGGCACGGGCAGCATCTCCGTCCTCTTCTGGGACGTCTCGCTCGACTTCGACGAACGGTGGGGCGACGCCCGGGCGATCGAGCAGAAGGCCGAGGACATCCTTCCGCTCCTGCGGGAGGCGCTGGCCAGGCCCGACGCGTGGACGGCCGAGCCCCCGGCCGCCCAGAGGTCCGGCGTCCGCTTCACCGAAGCGGCGAACGCCGCGCTGGCCAAGGGCGATGTGGCCATGCCCGACGCGACCTTCCGGCTCAGCCAGCGGATCGTCCCGCTGGAGACCCTCGTCCAGCGCTTCCACCGGCTCGGCGTCCCCGCGCAGTCGTGGCGGCTCGAACCGGTGGAGCGGACCTCCGGGACACCGCTTCCCACGTTCGGACCGGCCACCGAACGGTTCGTACCCGGTGAGTACTTCGCGCTGACCGACGAGCAGCAGCTCACGAGCGACGCCTTCATGGACCTGCCGAGCGGCGTACGACTGGCCGGCAGCGACGTCCGGCCCGGTGAACGGCACCTCGTCGACGACAGCTACGAGACCGGATACGAGGTCGAATCCGCATGGTTCACCGGCTTCGCGGTCCCGGCCAACGGCAAGCCCCTGCCCGGCACGGGCCTGTTCACCCTCGAGAGCTTCGCCCGACCGGTGGGCGCCGCCGAGCGGGCCGACCGCTGGCGGGCGGCCCAGCGGCCGATCGGGACGACACGAGTGGAGATCCACACATGA
- a CDS encoding transposase: protein MVATSRTRRYVESQVSASAGLPQLENSRSATSGTSLGTGARTRRSCPRGGGSPGLGACLSCRQVVRAISRSSSTLSALALAAFADVSPMPRNFGKISGNLHRPTRYGRRLQRVFCTSVLFSFRRCDESRRFYNRKVRHEAPHHRVGVKDLRCRAVAAAR from the coding sequence TTGGTAGCAACGTCACGGACACGTCGCTACGTTGAGTCGCAGGTTAGCGCCAGCGCGGGCCTTCCGCAGCTGGAAAACTCCAGGAGTGCAACCTCTGGGACCTCCTTGGGAACCGGCGCACGTACCAGACGCTCATGCCCCCGGGGTGGGGGATCGCCGGGACTGGGGGCCTGTCTGAGCTGTCGTCAGGTGGTCCGGGCGATTTCGAGGAGCTCGTCCACGCTCTCCGCGCTCGCGCTGGCCGCCTTTGCTGACGTTTCCCCGATGCCCCGCAACTTCGGGAAGATCAGTGGCAATCTGCACCGCCCCACGCGCTACGGCCGACGCCTCCAGCGCGTCTTCTGCACCTCCGTGCTGTTCAGCTTCCGACGGTGCGACGAGTCCCGCCGGTTCTACAACCGCAAAGTGCGCCACGAGGCGCCACACCATCGAGTGGGGGTGAAAGACCTTCGCTGCCGGGCCGTCGCAGCGGCCCGGTAG
- a CDS encoding ArsR/SmtB family transcription factor, which yields MLRVHFTAEDLARTRVAATIGVAAEVYYSLELLRGNRVPTHLRTWRSAVAGRAGADTLPLTSLVPTRGPGLDLLALTGDVPSLDHAVDNLLHAPVSQLRREIECLNFRPGQLPWARRVAEGDRDALRELAKALRACHRLTVEPYWDRGRSELVALSTRSANLMLEGGVDLLLRSICAPLVRWRPPALEAPYPRRVDVHLQGRGLIITPTVFSKHPVSFLWDPLDTAQPPRLTIPALRRPLTGTGAAEPDGATVRNLESLLGRTRAAALRVTTEGCTTSELARRLNVTAAAASQHATVLRDTGLITTSRRGGSVLHLITPLGLALLWTGALTQP from the coding sequence TTGTTACGCGTTCACTTCACTGCGGAAGACCTCGCCAGGACCCGGGTGGCCGCGACCATCGGCGTCGCGGCCGAGGTCTACTACAGCCTGGAGCTACTGAGAGGCAACCGGGTGCCTACGCACCTCCGCACTTGGCGCTCGGCGGTCGCGGGCAGGGCGGGGGCCGACACACTCCCCTTGACATCCCTGGTCCCGACGCGCGGTCCCGGACTTGATCTGCTGGCCCTGACGGGCGATGTGCCCTCTCTGGACCACGCCGTGGACAATCTGCTGCATGCCCCGGTGTCCCAACTACGCCGCGAGATCGAGTGTCTCAACTTCCGTCCCGGACAACTGCCGTGGGCCAGACGGGTGGCGGAGGGCGACCGTGACGCGCTGCGGGAGCTGGCGAAGGCCCTGCGCGCCTGCCACCGACTGACCGTGGAGCCCTACTGGGACAGAGGACGGTCCGAACTGGTCGCGCTGTCCACCCGTAGCGCGAACCTCATGCTGGAGGGAGGCGTCGATCTCCTGCTGCGCTCGATCTGTGCACCACTGGTCCGCTGGCGTCCGCCGGCGCTCGAAGCCCCCTACCCGCGCCGAGTCGATGTGCACCTCCAGGGGCGGGGACTCATCATCACGCCCACGGTCTTCTCGAAGCACCCGGTGAGTTTCCTGTGGGACCCGCTCGACACCGCTCAGCCACCCCGCCTGACCATACCGGCCCTCCGCCGACCACTGACCGGCACCGGAGCGGCGGAGCCGGACGGCGCGACCGTCCGGAACCTGGAGTCCCTGCTCGGCCGCACCCGAGCCGCCGCCCTGCGAGTGACGACGGAAGGCTGCACGACGAGCGAACTGGCCCGCCGCCTCAACGTCACGGCCGCCGCGGCCAGCCAGCACGCGACCGTGCTGCGCGACACGGGCCTCATCACCACCAGCCGCCGCGGCGGCTCCGTACTCCACCTCATCACCCCGCTCGGGCTGGCCCTGCTGTGGACCGGCGCACTGACGCAACCGTGA
- a CDS encoding IS701 family transposase, which produces MALVREDLEAFTAEMFDGFFRADQRRWGQVYVRGLLLDGRRKSVEPMAARLGEDGNRQALAHFVTTSPWDPAHVRARLAWRTQDAIGPDALIIDDTGFLKDGDASACVSRQYTGTAGKVTNCQVGVSLHLAHDHASAAVNWRLFLPASWDPTSPEADRDKIARRGRCGIPAQVGHVEKWQLALDMIDETQSWGIDIPLVVADAGYGDAAAFRHGLEERNLPYAVGISSRHTAHPADAQPAMPAYAGTGRPPKMQYPEPVQSMKDLVIAAGKTAARPVSWREGSRPGNSRSGFKRMYSRFVALRVRPAGRGVRKAGDNPELPERWLLAEWPAGESEPVQFWLSNLPSGMPLATLVRLAKLRWRIEHDYREMKQALGLAHFEGRTWNGWHHHVTLVSAAHAFCTLRRLAQDPKDTAQA; this is translated from the coding sequence ATGGCCTTGGTCCGGGAGGACTTGGAGGCCTTCACGGCGGAAATGTTCGATGGGTTCTTCCGTGCGGATCAGCGGCGGTGGGGACAGGTGTATGTGCGCGGGCTGCTGCTGGACGGGCGGCGCAAGTCGGTCGAACCGATGGCGGCCCGCCTGGGCGAGGACGGCAATCGGCAGGCACTGGCTCACTTCGTGACGACCAGCCCGTGGGACCCAGCCCATGTGCGGGCCCGTCTGGCCTGGAGGACGCAGGACGCGATCGGGCCGGATGCGTTGATCATCGATGACACCGGCTTCCTCAAGGACGGGGACGCTTCGGCGTGTGTGTCGCGGCAGTACACCGGTACCGCGGGCAAGGTCACCAACTGCCAGGTGGGCGTCTCCTTGCACCTAGCGCACGATCATGCCTCGGCCGCGGTGAACTGGCGGCTGTTCCTGCCCGCCTCCTGGGACCCCACGTCGCCGGAGGCGGACCGGGACAAGATCGCCCGCCGCGGCCGCTGCGGTATTCCCGCCCAGGTGGGGCATGTGGAGAAGTGGCAGCTGGCCCTGGACATGATCGACGAGACCCAGTCGTGGGGCATCGACATCCCGCTGGTCGTCGCGGACGCCGGATACGGTGATGCCGCCGCTTTCCGCCACGGCCTGGAAGAACGCAACCTGCCCTATGCGGTGGGCATTTCCTCCCGCCACACCGCCCACCCGGCCGACGCCCAGCCCGCTATGCCCGCCTATGCGGGCACCGGCCGACCACCGAAGATGCAGTACCCCGAACCTGTGCAGAGCATGAAGGACCTGGTCATCGCGGCCGGAAAGACGGCCGCGCGGCCGGTGTCCTGGCGGGAAGGGTCCCGACCAGGCAACAGCCGCAGCGGCTTCAAACGCATGTACTCGAGGTTCGTCGCTCTGCGCGTGCGGCCGGCCGGACGCGGCGTGCGCAAAGCCGGCGACAATCCAGAACTACCCGAACGCTGGCTGCTGGCCGAATGGCCGGCCGGCGAGAGCGAGCCGGTGCAGTTCTGGCTGTCGAACCTTCCCTCCGGGATGCCGCTGGCCACTTTGGTACGGCTGGCCAAGCTGCGCTGGCGCATCGAGCACGACTACCGGGAGATGAAACAGGCCCTGGGCCTGGCCCACTTCGAGGGCCGCACCTGGAACGGCTGGCACCACCACGTCACCCTCGTCTCCGCCGCCCACGCCTTCTGCACCCTGCGGCGATTGGCACAAGACCCAAAAGACACGGCGCAGGCCTGA
- a CDS encoding beta propeller repeat protein, translating into MRAEDADKPDAAPAPPFPPGPERRLALAHDLLQRKGFEDALTFGKWKLDTSFRWRLSALTGIARRDEAFHAGHAHDVLPLNGGAALVAAHTGGVWLVLSTGGAVCVSNLWSQPNVNCLVQGPRPDEILALGDGAYATHWGHLFARLAWLPITMPPGVARIHAAEYMPGADIVVVAANQDVFWSPWPATPLGPWAWTPVGLPGDFQGLALGPNQTICAAARGGAISVLAFTAAGGLQLAATATVNGIVPTDMRTTILTSSPADRNRMYAATSRTAGRDEWLLAVLRSNDGGRTWNACANTLTGDPGRDLLQSAGNQGGWNNALAASPVNADVALLGWRKAGIYLTEDGGQTWTLRANDDPGSNAHLHSDVHAMRFDTEQADGRRYLVASDGGVVTTDDLGGTYTSLFNSRLPTLQFGSNPPRSNQEGSGSSFAARPDGVIAGGLQDNGVVWKRAGRYEPWHHAAESDGHRAVFLSTGDLLLTTNVAPAPQLCIWSAQGWGSFGPPRTVLRYTAAPGAAGRAEDGVRDLRPGDPPPGGFRHTPMSAVHSPSFHRTSTWSLPGPVGGAPGPTYRRLMLAVAAIHADVYGLFAGLDPSRPLWAWEYLGTVSQLDAASQYITAVASFDGHTVYAGTSDARIFAVDSKNGTSIDLPVTPVASPAFGGHISQLIQYGSGQDAYAIRGSDLLRLDGLKWQPVRNLPVEQLFAVEVNRAGDVTEVFAATDSKVFVSRDAGDTWKLATAGLPQRAHCTGLAIGADENGDRVLYLSTYGRSVWDTLIRSVPAAPGTQLPGDARPQAEMATGLRVMSARLAGAARREEATAAGLESARITADLITDPQQLDPASVKNEARATAHHLIEVVGAWPGAESITATQTGVALYRGLLADQPDDREARNMVAWGLSDRLAVRQSQAGNNDAAAAAAREAIEITLALTTDPGSLSVPDLARRVVEVAGYLPIAEAVTSTRKGVEVFRGLLAPHPDDKELRNLLAWALSDRLVVRQNQAGDTESAAAGAREAIEITQALTTNPGSLSVSDLARRVVLVAGYLPAAEAVTATRSGIEVLRQLVTERPDDRDRRNLLAWALTLLAQREAATGATPD; encoded by the coding sequence GTGCGTGCCGAAGACGCTGACAAGCCCGACGCTGCACCTGCTCCGCCCTTTCCGCCCGGCCCGGAACGAAGACTCGCTCTCGCCCACGATCTGCTGCAGCGCAAAGGGTTCGAGGACGCCCTGACGTTCGGGAAGTGGAAACTCGATACGTCGTTCCGTTGGCGCCTGTCCGCCCTCACCGGAATCGCCCGCCGCGACGAGGCCTTCCACGCCGGTCATGCGCACGACGTGCTGCCGCTGAACGGCGGCGCCGCACTGGTGGCCGCGCACACCGGCGGCGTGTGGCTGGTGCTCTCCACCGGAGGCGCGGTCTGTGTCAGCAACCTCTGGTCCCAGCCGAACGTGAACTGTCTGGTCCAAGGCCCACGTCCGGACGAGATCCTGGCGCTCGGAGACGGCGCGTACGCCACCCACTGGGGCCACCTCTTCGCCCGCCTGGCCTGGCTGCCCATCACCATGCCGCCGGGCGTCGCCAGGATCCATGCCGCCGAATACATGCCGGGCGCCGACATCGTGGTGGTCGCGGCCAACCAGGACGTCTTCTGGAGCCCCTGGCCCGCGACCCCGCTCGGGCCGTGGGCCTGGACGCCCGTGGGACTGCCAGGCGACTTCCAGGGGCTCGCCCTGGGCCCCAACCAGACCATCTGCGCCGCCGCCAGGGGCGGCGCGATCTCCGTGCTCGCCTTCACCGCGGCAGGCGGACTGCAGCTCGCCGCGACGGCCACGGTCAACGGAATCGTCCCCACGGACATGCGCACCACGATCCTGACGTCCTCCCCCGCCGACCGGAACCGCATGTACGCGGCCACCTCACGCACCGCCGGCCGGGACGAGTGGCTCCTGGCAGTTCTTCGCTCCAACGACGGCGGCCGCACGTGGAACGCCTGCGCCAACACCCTCACCGGCGACCCCGGAAGGGATCTGCTGCAATCCGCGGGCAACCAAGGTGGCTGGAACAACGCGCTCGCCGCCTCGCCCGTCAATGCCGATGTGGCCCTCCTGGGCTGGCGCAAGGCAGGCATCTATCTCACCGAGGACGGCGGGCAAACCTGGACCCTGCGCGCCAACGACGACCCGGGGAGCAACGCGCATCTGCACTCCGACGTCCACGCGATGCGCTTCGACACCGAGCAGGCGGACGGCCGTCGGTACCTCGTGGCCAGCGACGGCGGAGTCGTCACGACCGACGACCTCGGCGGCACGTACACCAGTCTGTTCAACTCCCGCCTGCCCACCTTGCAGTTCGGCAGCAACCCGCCACGCAGCAACCAGGAGGGCAGCGGGTCATCGTTCGCGGCCCGCCCCGACGGCGTGATTGCGGGCGGATTGCAGGACAACGGGGTGGTGTGGAAACGAGCGGGCAGATACGAGCCCTGGCACCACGCGGCCGAAAGCGATGGTCACCGCGCCGTCTTCCTGTCCACGGGCGATCTGCTGCTGACGACCAACGTCGCCCCGGCCCCCCAGCTCTGTATCTGGTCCGCCCAGGGCTGGGGCTCCTTCGGCCCGCCGCGCACCGTGCTGCGCTACACCGCCGCGCCGGGTGCCGCGGGCAGAGCCGAGGACGGCGTGCGCGACCTGCGACCGGGGGACCCGCCGCCCGGCGGCTTCCGGCACACCCCCATGTCGGCGGTTCACTCGCCATCTTTCCACCGGACCAGCACGTGGTCCCTGCCGGGGCCGGTCGGTGGGGCACCCGGACCGACGTACAGGCGCCTGATGCTGGCCGTCGCCGCCATCCACGCGGATGTCTACGGTCTCTTCGCGGGCCTGGACCCTTCACGGCCGCTGTGGGCTTGGGAGTACTTGGGAACCGTCAGCCAACTCGACGCGGCCTCCCAATACATCACCGCCGTCGCCTCATTCGACGGTCACACCGTCTACGCGGGCACCTCCGACGCCCGCATTTTCGCCGTCGACAGCAAGAACGGCACGAGCATTGACCTTCCGGTCACACCCGTCGCCTCGCCCGCCTTCGGCGGGCACATATCCCAACTCATCCAATACGGCAGCGGCCAGGACGCCTACGCGATCCGAGGCAGTGATCTGCTGCGCCTGGACGGCCTCAAGTGGCAGCCCGTACGCAATCTCCCCGTCGAGCAGCTCTTCGCGGTCGAAGTCAACCGGGCAGGCGACGTCACCGAGGTCTTTGCCGCGACCGACTCCAAGGTCTTCGTCAGCCGCGACGCGGGCGACACCTGGAAGCTCGCCACCGCCGGTCTGCCGCAGCGTGCTCACTGCACCGGCCTGGCCATCGGAGCCGACGAGAACGGTGACCGCGTCCTGTACCTGTCGACGTACGGCCGATCCGTCTGGGACACACTGATCCGCTCCGTACCCGCCGCACCGGGCACGCAACTTCCGGGCGACGCACGCCCGCAGGCGGAGATGGCGACCGGACTGCGTGTGATGTCCGCACGCCTCGCCGGCGCGGCCCGTCGGGAAGAGGCCACGGCAGCCGGCCTGGAGTCCGCCCGCATCACTGCGGACTTGATCACGGACCCACAGCAGCTCGACCCGGCGTCGGTCAAGAACGAGGCACGGGCCACCGCCCACCACCTCATCGAGGTGGTGGGCGCCTGGCCAGGAGCAGAGAGCATCACCGCGACGCAGACAGGCGTGGCCCTGTACCGCGGACTCCTGGCGGACCAACCCGACGACCGAGAGGCGCGCAACATGGTGGCGTGGGGGCTGTCCGACCGCTTGGCGGTGCGCCAGAGCCAGGCAGGCAACAACGACGCAGCGGCCGCGGCAGCCCGCGAAGCCATCGAGATCACGCTGGCCCTGACCACGGACCCAGGTTCACTGTCAGTACCGGACCTGGCCCGCCGCGTCGTCGAGGTAGCGGGCTACCTGCCAATCGCGGAAGCAGTCACCTCGACACGGAAGGGTGTGGAAGTCTTCCGCGGCCTCCTGGCCCCACACCCCGACGACAAGGAACTGCGCAACCTGCTGGCATGGGCCCTCTCGGACCGCCTCGTCGTACGCCAGAACCAAGCCGGCGACACCGAATCCGCAGCAGCCGGCGCCCGCGAAGCCATCGAGATCACGCAGGCCCTGACCACGAACCCAGGTTCACTGTCAGTATCGGACCTGGCCCGCCGGGTGGTGCTGGTGGCGGGGTACCTGCCGGCGGCGGAGGCGGTCACGGCGACCCGGTCGGGCATCGAGGTGCTCCGGCAGCTCGTGACAGAACGACCCGACGACCGAGACCGGCGCAACCTGCTGGCATGGGCCCTGACGCTCCTGGCGCAACGCGAGGCTGCCACGGGGGCCACTCCGGACTGA